Below is a window of Geomonas oryzisoli DNA.
ACCCCAGCAGGGTCGTTTTGCCGGAACCGCTTGGCCCCTTGAGAACGGTCGTTTCCTCCAGGCGCACATCCAGGGAGACGCCGTCTACCGCGGTGACCTCGTTGGGGCGACCGGCGTTGAACACCTTGCTGACGTTGCGTACCGAAATCACACGGGCCTCCTTCAGCGCATGACCCTGTCGGGGTCGATGGTTGCCGCCCTCCAGGATGGGACGATGGTGGTGACGGTGTAGGGAACCACGGTGAGGAAGAAAAGGGCGGCACCCTGCCGCAGATCGAGCACGGGCATTAGGCGGAAGGAAGGGTAGAGGGTGGACCACCCTTTGAGTACCGGTGCAAACAGGGCCGAGGACGTGAAGAATACGTGAATGTAGGCGAAGATGGTCCCTGCCAGGAAGGCCGTAAGAGATATGACGGCTCCCTCCCAAAATTTCATCAAGAGAATGTCGGACGTGTCCCAGCCGACTGCTTTGAGGATACCGATCTCCGTGCGCTCTTCGGCGGAAAGTCCGGTCGCCTTGTCCCAGGAAAGGATGAGAAAGGCCAGTGCCGCGCCGCTGTAGATGACGATCATCAGCCCCGAGCGCCAGCCAAAGACCGCGTCGTAGGTCCGTTGGATCTCGCTGCGCAGGATCGGACGGGCGTCGTGATGCATCCCGGTTATCTTTTCGACTACGGTCGCGTACTCCCGCGGATTGCGCACCTGCAGGACAAGATCGGTGGCCTGTCCTGCAGGGATGCCCGAGAAGTCACGGTAATCCCGCTCCGAAATAAGGACCACATCCGCAGTCAGCAGTTGCGACTCGCTCTCCAGAAGGGTACCGACCGTGTAGGCGCGCGGCACTCCATCGTGTCCCGCAAACGCTATGGTGTCCCCAATGTCGGCGCCCAGAACGCGTGCGACCCCGCTGCCGAGATCCACGTGGCCCGGCTGCGGAGGGGCCTGGGCAGGCACCATGAAGGTGTAGTTGGCACGCCGTGTCCGGTCATAGTGGTAGCCCCACAAGCGTGGTTGTACCGATGTGACTCCGTTGATCCTGCCTATCTCCTCGCACCAGGAAGCGGGGATGGTCTGGTAGCGCCCGGCCTGGGTGCGCTGGACGATTATCTCGGGAGACTCGTGAAGGACCAGCGTCGCTTCGCGCTTGATCGCCTCGGTGAAGAAGAGTACCGATGCGAGGACGAAAATGATCAGGGTGTAAACCAGCACGAGCCCGCCATTTTTCCCTTTGCGACGCAGGAGTGCGGCCAGGGTGAAATCGAGAATATGCCGGTGCCGTTCAATCATGTTTGCCATGTCGTGCCACCACGTGTGGAGGAGGTTGGATCACCGCGCCGGTGGGGAAGTGCTCCAGCGACATCGGCGCGTCCTGGAAGGGGGTCGCAAAATCCGTCATGCTCGGATGACGGGTGTAGCCGGCTTCGGTGCAAAGGCAAAGATCGGTCACTTGCAGCCGCTTTACCAGGGCAGCATTACGCGCCAGCGCTTGCTGCGACGCCCGCTCCTGGGCCCGGGTGTGTAAAATCATCCCGCCCAGGCCCAGCACCAGCCCGGCAGCAGTCCCCAGGAAAATTGTCGAGCGACGCGGCGCCATCAGTCGAGCCGGTCCAGCAGGACGGGTGTGACGCCGCGGAAGCGCAGTACCGAATTTCCCCGGTGATCCTTCCGGAAGTCACGCGCCTTGGACTCGCTGCGGAAGGGAATGAGTTCCCGCCCCATCGGGCCATAGACATCGCTGCCCGTTACGTAACAGGCAGAAAGACCGTCGACCTTGGTAAGGTCGTAGTAGTCGGTGACGAAGACGGCTGCGATGTCGGCCGTTTTCCGGCCGGGTGCGTAGCGGGACAGGTTGAGATAGTACTTGAACATGTCCTTGGCTCCATCGAAATGGACTGCTGCTCCATCCTTGAATTGGATTTCTGCGGCGAAGTCAGGGAATTTGGCAACGAACATGCCGCAGACGGGGCATTTGTCTTTTGGGCCGACCTTGCGGGGCATCCGGTCCCCGGCCCAGGCAAGCGCACCTCCCGCAATGATGACGGCGAGAAGCAAGGCCAGCTTTGACGTCAGAGTGCCAGCCATCACTGCCCGCCTTTGGGCATCTGCGACCTTCTCATCTTGCGCCTTTCACGGATCTGCTTCGTGTCGCGGTACATGTCCTCGTATGCCACCTTCATCGCCTCATCGAAAGTCACCGCTGTCCCGCCGTTTTCCTTGATGAACGCCGCTGCAGCGCCTTTCTCAGCAAAAGCCCACTTCGCGTTACCGGTCATGAC
It encodes the following:
- a CDS encoding nitrous oxide reductase accessory protein NosL; the protein is MFVAKFPDFAAEIQFKDGAAVHFDGAKDMFKYYLNLSRYAPGRKTADIAAVFVTDYYDLTKVDGLSACYVTGSDVYGPMGRELIPFRSESKARDFRKDHRGNSVLRFRGVTPVLLDRLD
- a CDS encoding ABC transporter permease, whose amino-acid sequence is MANMIERHRHILDFTLAALLRRKGKNGGLVLVYTLIIFVLASVLFFTEAIKREATLVLHESPEIIVQRTQAGRYQTIPASWCEEIGRINGVTSVQPRLWGYHYDRTRRANYTFMVPAQAPPQPGHVDLGSGVARVLGADIGDTIAFAGHDGVPRAYTVGTLLESESQLLTADVVLISERDYRDFSGIPAGQATDLVLQVRNPREYATVVEKITGMHHDARPILRSEIQRTYDAVFGWRSGLMIVIYSGAALAFLILSWDKATGLSAEERTEIGILKAVGWDTSDILLMKFWEGAVISLTAFLAGTIFAYIHVFFTSSALFAPVLKGWSTLYPSFRLMPVLDLRQGAALFFLTVVPYTVTTIVPSWRAATIDPDRVMR